The Caldisericum exile AZM16c01 region GGGGGGCTTGCAATTCTTCCCCTCTAACTCCCCCTGAAAGGCGTAGATCCCTAATATTTGTTCGGGATGACTTCAATTAGAAAGGGGCACATCCCCTTTCTAACTTACCCCTAAGGATAAAAAGATTTTTAATGTTTATGGGGGAGTACTGAGGGGGTATCTTTCCCCCTCAGATTTTTTATATTCTTTTTATTGCTTTTGCAAAACCAAAAGAGGCAAAAATTTTAAGAATATCGCCAATAATGAATGGGAAGAATCCAACAGATAAAATATGGAATAAACTAACACTTCCACTTCTTGATAAAATCACATAGAGCCACAAAAGTCCTGGAACATAAATCGAAAGATCAGCAAGAATAAGCCCTAAGATAAGCATTTTTGAGCTAACAAATTTTCTTGTAAAAACTCCAGCAAGGTATGAAGCAGGTATAAACCCAACAATGTATCCAAAAGTTGCCGAGAACACATAGCTTAATCCACCACCATTAGTAAATACTCCTACACCAAGAATTCCAAGTGTCAAATAGAGAACTTGTGAAATTACTCCTTCTTCCTTTAAAACAATTCCCGAAAGAATTACGGCGAATGTTTGCATTGTTATTGGGACAG contains the following coding sequences:
- a CDS encoding biotin transporter BioY codes for the protein METFALSRLEKKILSLGIVGKVALTLTFVVLTAISSQVKIFLPFSPVPITMQTFAVILSGIVLKEEGVISQVLYLTLGILGVGVFTNGGGLSYVFSATFGYIVGFIPASYLAGVFTRKFVSSKMLILGLILADLSIYVPGLLWLYVILSRSGSVSLFHILSVGFFPFIIGDILKIFASFGFAKAIKRI